A genomic segment from Pseudosulfitobacter sp. DSM 107133 encodes:
- a CDS encoding FAD-dependent oxidoreductase, whose product MASTYDFDLFVIGGGSGGVRAARVAAGDGVKVGLAEESRYGGTCVIRGCVPKKLMVFASEYRDMTEDARAYGWDIKDGPFDWPAFQKNLHTELDRLEGVYRNLLANSGVETFDSRARLKDKHTIVLDDGTEKTAKTILIATGGYPVRPDLPNADLGIVSDDIFDLESLPKSILIIGGGYIACEFACILHGLGVEVTQYYRGAQILRGFDDEARGLIAEAMRARGIDLHVGTDIVEMWPAGQAHDALTGSDAAMGAEGSDKAAKQGGVHGGPVCVKSTTGGEKTFDMVFFATGRAPSSRDIGLQEAGVILGRKGEILVDEFSRTAVDNIYAIGDVTDRVNLTPVAIREGMAFVETVYRDNPTPVDHDLIPSAIFTQPEMGTIGLSEEAAAAQEEIEVYASSFRPMQTAFAGREARVLMKLIVSRKTRVVLGCHIVAPGAGEMIQLAGIAIKMGATKEDFDRVCAVHPTMSEEIVTMRTPIRTA is encoded by the coding sequence CGTTATGGCGGCACCTGTGTGATCCGGGGCTGTGTGCCCAAAAAGCTGATGGTCTTTGCCAGCGAATATCGCGACATGACCGAAGATGCCCGCGCCTATGGCTGGGATATCAAGGATGGCCCCTTCGACTGGCCGGCGTTCCAGAAGAACCTGCACACCGAACTGGACCGGCTGGAAGGCGTCTATCGCAACCTGCTGGCCAACTCGGGTGTCGAAACCTTCGACAGCCGCGCGCGGCTGAAAGACAAGCACACGATCGTGCTGGACGATGGTACGGAAAAGACCGCCAAAACCATCCTGATCGCCACTGGCGGCTATCCTGTGCGCCCCGACCTGCCCAATGCCGATCTGGGCATTGTGAGCGATGACATTTTTGATCTGGAAAGCCTGCCCAAGTCGATCCTGATCATCGGCGGTGGCTATATCGCCTGCGAATTTGCCTGCATCCTGCACGGCCTCGGTGTCGAGGTGACGCAATATTACCGCGGTGCGCAAATCCTGCGCGGCTTTGACGACGAGGCGCGCGGTCTGATAGCCGAAGCGATGCGCGCGCGCGGGATTGATCTGCATGTGGGCACCGATATTGTCGAGATGTGGCCCGCTGGTCAGGCACATGACGCATTGACCGGCTCGGACGCGGCAATGGGGGCGGAAGGCTCTGACAAGGCTGCAAAACAGGGTGGTGTCCACGGTGGTCCGGTTTGTGTGAAATCCACGACGGGTGGTGAAAAAACCTTTGATATGGTATTCTTTGCCACAGGCCGCGCGCCGTCCAGCCGTGACATCGGGTTGCAAGAGGCGGGCGTGATCCTGGGCCGCAAGGGCGAAATCCTGGTGGATGAATTCTCCAGGACGGCGGTGGACAACATCTATGCCATTGGCGATGTCACCGACCGCGTCAACCTGACGCCCGTTGCCATCCGCGAAGGCATGGCTTTTGTCGAAACCGTATACCGCGACAACCCGACACCGGTCGACCACGACCTGATCCCGTCCGCGATCTTCACCCAGCCTGAAATGGGCACCATCGGCCTGAGCGAGGAGGCAGCCGCCGCGCAAGAAGAGATCGAGGTTTACGCCTCCAGCTTCCGCCCGATGCAGACCGCCTTTGCCGGACGCGAGGCCCGGGTGTTGATGAAACTGATCGTATCCAGGAAAACCCGCGTGGTTCTGGGCTGTCATATCGTCGCGCCGGGCGCGGGCGAGATGATCCAGCTTGCAGGCATCGCAATCAAGATGGGCGCAACCAAAGAAGACTTTGATCGCGTTTGCGCGGTACATCCGACCATGTCCGAGGAAATCGTGACGATGCGGACACCGATACGCACTGCTTGA
- the hflK gene encoding FtsH protease activity modulator HflK, giving the protein MAGNTGGPWGGGGSGGDDERGGNRGSNGSGSGGKPGGGQMPEIDDLVKKGQEQLRVLMGGRGGNNGTGGGRGPGGGGGPRLTRGTLGLGALVLIVGWGLASFYTVKPEERSVELFLGKYSATGEPGLNFAPWPLVTAVVLPVTREQTETIGTGSRGESGLMLTTDENIIDIDFQVVWNISDPAKYLFNLAEPEETIRAVSESAMREVIARSELAPILNRDRQVIADEAQQLIQTTLDQYDSGVNILRLNLDKADPPRDVIDSFREVQAAEQQRDRLEREADAYANRVLAGARGEAAQTLEEAEGYRAQQVNEAQGEAARFTSVLQEYSKAPQVTRKRLYLETMEKILGDVDKIILENSTDGNGGQGVVPYLPLNQLRGGGSN; this is encoded by the coding sequence ATGGCTGGCAACACAGGCGGCCCGTGGGGCGGCGGAGGCTCTGGCGGAGATGACGAGCGCGGGGGTAATCGCGGCTCGAACGGATCAGGCAGCGGGGGAAAACCCGGCGGCGGGCAGATGCCCGAGATCGACGATCTGGTCAAAAAAGGTCAGGAACAGCTGCGCGTCCTGATGGGCGGACGTGGTGGCAACAACGGCACCGGCGGCGGACGTGGTCCGGGCGGTGGCGGTGGCCCGCGTCTGACACGCGGCACGCTGGGTCTGGGCGCGCTTGTCCTGATCGTGGGCTGGGGGCTTGCCAGCTTCTATACCGTGAAACCCGAAGAACGCTCGGTCGAGCTGTTCCTGGGCAAATATTCGGCCACCGGCGAGCCGGGTCTGAACTTTGCGCCCTGGCCGCTGGTGACGGCGGTGGTTCTGCCGGTGACGCGCGAACAGACCGAAACCATCGGCACCGGATCGCGCGGCGAAAGCGGGTTGATGCTGACCACCGATGAAAACATCATCGACATTGATTTTCAGGTGGTCTGGAACATCTCGGACCCGGCAAAATACCTGTTCAATCTGGCCGAGCCGGAAGAGACCATCCGCGCCGTGTCGGAATCGGCGATGCGTGAAGTGATCGCACGTTCGGAACTGGCGCCGATCCTGAACCGCGACCGTCAGGTTATCGCGGATGAGGCACAGCAATTGATCCAGACGACGCTGGACCAATACGACAGCGGTGTGAACATCCTGCGCCTGAACCTCGACAAGGCAGACCCGCCGCGCGACGTGATCGACAGCTTCCGCGAAGTGCAGGCGGCCGAGCAGCAACGTGACCGTCTGGAACGCGAGGCTGACGCCTATGCCAACCGCGTCTTGGCCGGTGCCCGTGGTGAAGCGGCGCAAACGCTGGAAGAGGCCGAAGGCTATCGCGCCCAGCAAGTGAACGAAGCCCAGGGTGAAGCCGCGCGTTTTACCTCGGTCTTGCAGGAATATTCCAAAGCGCCACAGGTGACACGCAAGCGCCTGTATCTGGAAACCATGGAGAAAATTCTGGGGGATGTGGACAAGATCATCCTTGAGAATTCAACCGATGGCAACGGCGGGCAGGGGGTTGTTCCCTATCTGCCGCTTAATCAATTGCGCGGTGGAGGATCGAACTGA